In Paenibacillus sp. FSL R7-0345, a single window of DNA contains:
- a CDS encoding sugar ABC transporter permease has protein sequence MKVSSITAPSNLNLEKRKGSAFLTAVKKYKLLYLMILPGLVYFIMFKYLPMGGLVIAFQNYQPFLGITGSEWVGFKHFIRLFTEPTFMMLLRNTLILFALNIVIFFPLPIIVALMLNELKNRHLKNWIQTIVYIPHFMSWVIIVSITYVFLTVDGGVINELIASMGFKKISFLTSPEWLRTIYIGQIIWKELGWSTIIYLAAITVVDPQLYEAAEMDGAARLRKTWHVTLPAIRPVIITLLILKIGSTLDLGFEHMYLLLNSLNREVAEIFDTYIYTAGLKNGQLSFSTTVGLFKGVVGLILVMASNKLAKKMGEDGVY, from the coding sequence GTGAAAGTTTCAAGCATCACCGCACCATCAAATCTGAATCTGGAAAAGAGGAAAGGCAGCGCGTTCCTGACCGCAGTAAAGAAATACAAGCTCTTATATCTGATGATATTGCCCGGACTGGTGTACTTCATTATGTTTAAGTACCTGCCGATGGGCGGACTTGTAATAGCGTTTCAGAACTATCAGCCGTTCCTCGGAATCACAGGCAGCGAATGGGTAGGGTTCAAGCATTTCATCCGGCTGTTCACAGAGCCTACCTTTATGATGCTGCTGCGCAACACGCTAATCCTGTTCGCGCTGAATATCGTGATTTTCTTTCCGTTGCCGATCATTGTCGCTTTAATGTTAAATGAACTTAAGAACCGCCATCTCAAAAACTGGATTCAGACGATTGTGTACATCCCCCACTTCATGTCTTGGGTTATCATTGTATCCATTACTTATGTATTTCTGACTGTGGACGGCGGGGTAATCAATGAATTGATCGCAAGTATGGGCTTCAAAAAAATCAGCTTCCTGACCTCACCGGAATGGCTGCGCACGATCTATATCGGCCAGATCATCTGGAAAGAGCTCGGCTGGTCCACGATCATTTATCTGGCCGCCATTACTGTAGTGGACCCTCAGCTGTACGAAGCTGCCGAAATGGACGGCGCTGCCCGTCTGCGCAAAACCTGGCATGTGACACTGCCGGCCATCCGTCCAGTCATCATCACCCTGCTGATCCTCAAAATCGGCAGCACGCTGGATCTTGGCTTTGAACATATGTATCTGCTGCTCAACTCGCTCAACCGCGAAGTGGCCGAAATTTTTGACACCTACATTTATACGGCGGGCTTGAAGAACGGCCAGCTCAGCTTCAGTACCACAGTAGGCTTGTTCAAAGGCGTAGTCGGTCTGATTCTCGTAATGGCCTCCAACAAGCTGGCCAAAAAGATGGGCGAAGACGGCGTTTACTAA